Within the Stenotrophomonas sp. 610A2 genome, the region GTGTGCGCCGGCAGCAACGGCGGCGGGAACTGCGATGCCTGCCCACTGGGCATGAACGACACCGACAGCATCCACGCCAGCGGTGCCAGGCTGATCACCGCCAGCAGCAACAGTCCACCATTCACCCACCACGCATGCCAACGCGACTGTCCGATCTCGCGGCTGATACCTACCCGACTCATACCAGCTCCCTGCGCTTACCGAAGCGCAACATCAGCGTGGTCACCGCCAGGATGATCAGGAACAACAGGAAGGCCACGGCCGAGGCGCGCCCCAGGTTCCACCACTTGAAGCCCTCTTCGAACATGAAATAGAGCACGCTCACGGTACTTTGCAGCGGATCGCCACGCGTCATCACATACGGCTCGGCAAACAGCTGGAAGTAACCGGATACGGTGATCACACCAACCACCAACAGCACCGGCCCCAGCATCGGCAAGGTGATATGCAAGAACTGCTGCCAGCGCGAGGCACCGTCGATCCTTGCTGCCTCGTACAAGTCCTTGGGAATCGCCTGCAGGCCGGCCAGGAAGATCACCATGTTGTAGCCGAAGTTCTTCCACACCGCGAAACCGATGATGGTAGGCATTGCCCAGTTCGGGTCACCAAGCCAATCGATCGGATTGATGCCGACCTGCCCCAGCCCCCAGTTCACCAGCCCGTATCGGGTGTGGAACAGATAACGCCAGATCACCGCGACCGCGACCAAGGTGGTCACCACCGGCGCAAACAACGCGGTGCGGAACAGCGCCTTGAAGCGCGAAGCCGGTGCGTTGAGCAGCAGTGCCGCGCCCAACGAAACGCCTATCGACAAGGGCACACCGGCCACGACGAAGTAGGCGGTATTGCCCAGCGACTTCCAGAACATCGGCGTCTGCAACAGATCGATGTAGTTGCCCAGGCCGTTGAAGCGCAGATTGTGCGGATCGGCCAAGGCATAGAGATCAAAGTCGGTCAGGCTCAAGGCCAGCGCCGACAGCACCGGCAAGCCAAAGAACACACCGATAACGATCAGTGCAGGTGCGGCGAAGATCCAACCCGCCAGTGAACTGCGCTTCATGGTGCCGCCTTGGCAGCTGCATCAGCCTGCTGCTCGACGATCCAACGGCGCTTGGCAAGGATGTCATCCACCTGCTGATCCAACTGTTCGACCGCCTTGTCCTGCGGCAAACCACCGCGCACCACCTGCTCGGTCACCACCCGCATCTGTTGGGCGATGCGCTCCCACTCCAATACCTTGGGCGTGGGCTTGACGCGCTCGAGCTGATCGGCG harbors:
- a CDS encoding carbohydrate ABC transporter permease → MKRSSLAGWIFAAPALIVIGVFFGLPVLSALALSLTDFDLYALADPHNLRFNGLGNYIDLLQTPMFWKSLGNTAYFVVAGVPLSIGVSLGAALLLNAPASRFKALFRTALFAPVVTTLVAVAVIWRYLFHTRYGLVNWGLGQVGINPIDWLGDPNWAMPTIIGFAVWKNFGYNMVIFLAGLQAIPKDLYEAARIDGASRWQQFLHITLPMLGPVLLVVGVITVSGYFQLFAEPYVMTRGDPLQSTVSVLYFMFEEGFKWWNLGRASAVAFLLFLIILAVTTLMLRFGKRRELV